A segment of the Bdellovibrio bacteriovorus genome:
GCTGTGTCGAAGTCCGCTGCGGTCACTTGGGATTTCTTGAGGTCATCGACCAATTCATGCGTGGAGAAACGGTTTTCTTCGTCGATCTTGGTTTGATCGAAAGCTTTTGCCAGAAGAACTTCGTGAGAGCCTTTGAAGGCCTCCACATAGTCTTTCTGGAAGACTTTACGACGGGATGTTGCACTTCGTGGCTCAAACACCGAGAACACCTTGCGGCCCGGATATTTCTTCTGAATGCCTTTCACCGTTTCACGCACCGCTGTTGGGTGGTGGGCGAAATCTTCAATCACCAAAATACCGTTCGGCTCACCCAGAATCTCCTGACGGCGCTTCACACCTTCGAAAGACTCCAGCGCAATCTGGATGCGGTTTTCAGAGAAGCCCAGCATTTTGGACATCGCCACCACCGCCGTCGCATTCAGAACGTTGTATTCACCGGTGATCTGCATGGCATAAGGGCCCAGAATCTCACCGCGGTGATGAACCTCAAAGCCCAGACCATTGGCATTTTGGAACATGATCTTCGCGCGGAAATCCGCCTCCGCCCCAAAGCCGTAAGTGAAAGAGTTCTTGCACTTGGCAAGCTTGCGAAGTTCCATGACATTGGCGTCTTCCGCACAAGCCAGCAAAGTTCCATTTTCAGGAATCAGCTCCATCAGGCGCGCGAAAGATTTCTTCACGTCGTCAAGGTCCTTGTAAATATCCGCGTGGTCAAATTCCACAGAAGTCAGAACCACGTGTTTTGGACGGTAGTGAATGAATTTTGGAACTTTATCGAAGAAAGCCGTGTCGTACTCATCACCCTCGATGATGAAGTAATTGCCTTCCGGATTTTTGAAACTTTGAGAGAAGTTCTTCGGAATCCCCCCGATCAGGAAACCCGGTTTTACTCCGGCATTTTCCGCCACCCAGGCCATCATGGAAGTGGTCGTGGTTTTTCCGTGAGTCCCGGAGATCACAACGCTTTCACGATTTTCAATGATGAACTCTCCCATTGCTTTTGGCAGGGAGGTGTACGGAATCCCCAGCTTCATCAGCTCTTGGGCTTCTTCGTTGTTCGCGGAAATCACGTTCCCCACGATCACGAAGTCTGG
Coding sequences within it:
- the mpl gene encoding UDP-N-acetylmuramate:L-alanyl-gamma-D-glutamyl-meso-diaminopimelate ligase; the encoded protein is MNIKPGSHIHLMGICGTAMASMAGLLKDRGFKITGSDSNPYPPMSTQLENLGINIMKGYKAENLHPKPDFVIVGNVISANNEEAQELMKLGIPYTSLPKAMGEFIIENRESVVISGTHGKTTTTSMMAWVAENAGVKPGFLIGGIPKNFSQSFKNPEGNYFIIEGDEYDTAFFDKVPKFIHYRPKHVVLTSVEFDHADIYKDLDDVKKSFARLMELIPENGTLLACAEDANVMELRKLAKCKNSFTYGFGAEADFRAKIMFQNANGLGFEVHHRGEILGPYAMQITGEYNVLNATAVVAMSKMLGFSENRIQIALESFEGVKRRQEILGEPNGILVIEDFAHHPTAVRETVKGIQKKYPGRKVFSVFEPRSATSRRKVFQKDYVEAFKGSHEVLLAKAFDQTKIDEENRFSTHELVDDLKKSQVTAADFDTADDIVAALKSKAHKGDVILIMSNGGFDGIYTKLLKALE